A window of the Natronomonas salina genome harbors these coding sequences:
- a CDS encoding tyrosine--tRNA ligase yields the protein MDTAERTELVTRFTEEVVEEAEVEALFEERDAPTAYIGYAPTGEMHIGHFTTMRKLADFVEAGLDVTVLVADLHAHLDDAKSPFELLEARSAYYEAAIVGMIEAAGADPEAISFVRGTEFQLEEPYTLELYRMLAETTLSRAQRAGSEVVRQSENPKLGGLVYTLMQALDVAALEADVAYGGIDQRGIYMLAREQLPDRGYDKPVCVFAPLLSGLTGGKMSASEESSKVNLADDDDAIAEKIEGAYCPAGEVEDNGVLEYLRFLVFPVLEERGAEFVVERPEEYGGDLVYDDYETLEEDFVSGELHPADLKPAAAAAISDVVDPVRERLLAEPELLEEAYPEKYD from the coding sequence ATGGACACGGCCGAGCGGACCGAACTCGTCACGCGATTCACCGAGGAGGTCGTCGAGGAAGCCGAGGTCGAGGCGCTGTTCGAGGAACGCGACGCCCCGACCGCCTACATCGGCTACGCGCCGACCGGCGAGATGCACATCGGCCACTTCACTACGATGCGGAAGCTGGCGGACTTCGTCGAGGCCGGCCTCGACGTGACGGTCCTCGTCGCGGACCTCCACGCCCACCTCGACGACGCGAAGTCCCCCTTCGAGCTGCTGGAGGCTCGCTCGGCGTACTACGAGGCGGCCATCGTCGGGATGATCGAGGCGGCGGGCGCCGACCCCGAGGCGATCTCCTTCGTCCGCGGGACCGAGTTCCAGCTGGAGGAGCCCTACACCCTGGAGCTCTACCGCATGCTCGCCGAGACGACCCTCTCGCGTGCCCAGCGCGCCGGCAGCGAGGTCGTCCGGCAGTCCGAGAACCCGAAGCTCGGCGGGCTCGTCTACACGCTGATGCAGGCCCTCGACGTCGCCGCCCTCGAGGCCGACGTCGCCTACGGCGGCATCGACCAGCGCGGCATCTACATGCTCGCCCGCGAGCAGCTGCCGGACCGCGGCTACGACAAGCCGGTCTGCGTCTTCGCGCCGCTGTTATCCGGGCTGACGGGCGGGAAGATGTCCGCCTCCGAGGAGTCCTCGAAGGTCAACCTCGCTGACGACGACGACGCCATCGCGGAGAAAATCGAGGGGGCCTACTGCCCCGCCGGCGAGGTCGAGGACAACGGCGTCCTCGAGTACCTCCGGTTCCTCGTCTTCCCGGTCCTCGAGGAGCGCGGCGCGGAGTTCGTCGTCGAACGGCCCGAGGAGTACGGCGGCGACCTCGTCTACGACGACTACGAGACGCTCGAGGAGGACTTCGTCTCCGGCGAACTCCACCCGGCGGACCTCAAGCCGGCGGCGGCGGCAGCTATCTCGGACGTGGTCGACCCCGTCCGAGAGCGGCTGCTCGCCGAGCCGGAACTGCTCGAGGAGGCGTACCCGGAGAAGTACGACTGA
- a CDS encoding CAP domain-containing protein, whose protein sequence is MARTDKQVNWRKGVRFAISACILVSAVGFLLITFSVSSGIIDLSKDPVTDAEQDASGVPNITSSERSSIDGYALEMRIFERVNELRKAHGRDPFVHSERVRLISRMHSADMAKRGFFDHTNPDGLSPPGRHEKYEGCENPNENIVEWESFTTNDTNKIAREVVSSWSNSTPHNSTQLSEYYHVSGVGVYVTEQKELYVTQNFCREHPNA, encoded by the coding sequence ATGGCGAGAACGGACAAACAGGTTAACTGGAGGAAAGGAGTGAGGTTTGCTATTTCAGCATGCATTCTGGTATCAGCTGTTGGCTTTCTCTTGATCACTTTCTCTGTCTCGTCCGGAATAATCGATCTCTCTAAAGATCCTGTTACGGACGCCGAACAGGATGCATCGGGAGTGCCAAATATCACCTCGTCAGAACGCTCATCGATAGACGGTTATGCACTTGAGATGCGGATCTTCGAGAGAGTTAACGAGCTACGGAAGGCACATGGACGAGACCCATTCGTACACTCAGAACGTGTTCGTCTAATATCGCGAATGCATAGCGCAGACATGGCGAAACGAGGATTCTTCGACCATACCAATCCTGATGGACTCTCGCCCCCCGGTAGACATGAGAAATACGAAGGGTGTGAAAATCCAAACGAAAATATCGTCGAGTGGGAATCATTCACAACGAACGATACTAATAAAATCGCTCGAGAGGTTGTGTCGAGCTGGTCGAATTCTACGCCCCATAATTCCACTCAATTAAGTGAATATTACCATGTTTCTGGCGTCGGTGTCTACGTTACCGAACAAAAGGAACTCTACGTCACCCAGAACTTCTGCCGCGAGCACCCGAACGCCTAG
- a CDS encoding Mrp/NBP35 family ATP-binding protein, whose product MDENEILDRLSAVEDPDLGDDIVSLGLVNDVTVDEDTVYVDLALGAPYSPTETAMAGEVREALADTGLDIELSASVDTGLAADEQVLPDVENIIAVASGKGGVGKSTVAVNLAAGLSQMGARVGLFDADIYGPNVPRMVEADERPKSTREETIVPPEKYGMKLMSMDFLVGEDDPVIWRGPMVHKVLTQLWEDVEWGALDYMVVDLPPGTGDTQLTLLQSVPVSGAVIVTTPQEVAIDDARKGLRMFGKHDTPVLGIVENMSGFICPDCGSTHDIFGSGGGKAFADEVEMPFLGEIPLDPSVREGGDAGAPIVLDEDDETGEAFRNFANETANMQGIVRRRQISGRQ is encoded by the coding sequence ATGGACGAAAACGAGATCCTCGATCGGCTCTCGGCGGTCGAGGACCCGGATCTGGGGGACGACATCGTCTCGCTGGGGCTGGTCAACGACGTGACCGTCGACGAGGACACCGTCTACGTGGACCTGGCGCTCGGCGCACCGTACTCGCCGACGGAGACGGCGATGGCCGGCGAGGTCCGCGAGGCGCTCGCCGACACGGGTCTGGATATCGAGCTGTCGGCCAGCGTCGACACGGGACTCGCGGCCGACGAGCAGGTCCTGCCCGACGTCGAGAACATCATCGCCGTCGCCTCTGGGAAGGGCGGCGTCGGCAAGTCGACCGTGGCGGTGAACCTCGCCGCCGGGCTCTCGCAGATGGGCGCCCGCGTCGGGCTGTTCGACGCCGACATCTACGGGCCGAACGTCCCGCGGATGGTGGAGGCCGACGAGCGCCCGAAGTCCACCCGCGAGGAGACCATCGTCCCGCCGGAGAAGTACGGCATGAAGCTGATGAGCATGGACTTCCTCGTCGGCGAGGACGACCCGGTCATCTGGCGCGGTCCGATGGTCCACAAGGTCCTCACCCAGCTGTGGGAGGACGTCGAGTGGGGCGCCCTCGACTACATGGTCGTCGACCTGCCACCGGGGACCGGCGACACGCAGCTGACCCTCCTCCAGTCGGTGCCGGTCTCGGGGGCGGTCATCGTCACGACGCCGCAGGAGGTCGCCATCGACGACGCCCGGAAGGGACTCCGGATGTTCGGCAAGCACGATACGCCAGTCCTCGGCATCGTCGAGAACATGTCGGGGTTCATCTGCCCGGACTGCGGCAGCACCCACGACATCTTCGGCAGCGGCGGCGGGAAGGCGTTCGCCGACGAGGTGGAGATGCCGTTCCTCGGCGAGATCCCGCTGGACCCGTCGGTCCGGGAAGGCGGCGACGCCGGCGCCCCGATCGTGCTGGACGAGGACGACGAGACCGGCGAGGCGTTCCGGAACTTCGCGAACGAGACAGCCAACATGCAGGGGATCGTCCGCCGACGGCAGATCAGCGGACGGCAGTGA
- a CDS encoding DNA-directed RNA polymerase subunit D produces the protein MSEDYEVEFIERDEREAKFLVRGVTPAFANGVRRAMLADVPTLSIDTVRVIENSSVMFDEQIALRLGLIPLTTPDDYMPDETVTLAIDVEGPDTAYSGDLVSSDDQVQPAEENVPIIDLKEGQRLELEADATLGRGKDHAKHQGGVAIGYRHLQRVEVVGETGEFEDDEPEIIRGVIEDDGELVPAEEFDNDLSNRYPGKEVEVEEVPNAFVFSVESDGSMPVEELVLAAVESIEMRADELEEAVQL, from the coding sequence ATGAGCGAGGACTACGAGGTAGAGTTCATCGAACGCGACGAACGCGAGGCGAAGTTCCTCGTCCGCGGCGTCACGCCGGCGTTCGCCAACGGCGTCCGCCGGGCGATGCTGGCCGACGTCCCGACGCTCTCGATCGACACCGTCCGCGTCATCGAGAACTCGTCGGTGATGTTCGACGAGCAGATCGCGCTCCGCCTCGGGCTCATCCCGCTGACGACCCCGGACGACTACATGCCGGACGAGACGGTCACGCTGGCCATCGACGTCGAGGGCCCCGACACCGCCTACTCGGGGGACCTCGTCTCCAGCGACGACCAGGTCCAGCCGGCCGAGGAGAACGTCCCGATCATCGACCTCAAGGAGGGTCAGCGCCTCGAGCTCGAGGCCGACGCCACGCTCGGTCGCGGCAAGGACCACGCCAAGCACCAGGGCGGCGTCGCCATCGGCTACCGGCACCTCCAGCGCGTGGAGGTCGTCGGCGAGACGGGCGAGTTCGAGGACGACGAACCGGAGATCATCCGCGGCGTCATCGAGGACGACGGCGAGCTCGTCCCCGCCGAGGAGTTCGACAACGACCTCTCGAACCGCTACCCGGGCAAGGAGGTCGAGGTCGAGGAGGTCCCGAACGCGTTCGTCTTCAGCGTCGAGAGCGACGGTTCGATGCCCGTCGAGGAGCTGGTCCTCGCGGCCGTCGAGTCCATCGAGATGCGCGCCGACGAACTCGAAGAAGCGGTCCAGCTGTAG
- a CDS encoding 30S ribosomal protein S11, protein MADDDTWGIAHVHASFNNTIITVTDLTGAETITKSSGGTVVKQNRDEASPYAAMQMAEVVAEEVQDAGIDGVHVRVRGPGGNQQKNPGPGAQATIRALARAGLEIGRIEDVTPIPHDGTRGPKNAGF, encoded by the coding sequence ATGGCAGACGACGACACCTGGGGCATCGCCCACGTGCATGCCTCGTTCAACAACACGATCATCACCGTAACGGACCTGACCGGCGCCGAGACCATCACGAAGTCCTCCGGCGGCACGGTCGTGAAGCAGAACCGCGACGAGGCGTCGCCCTACGCGGCCATGCAGATGGCCGAGGTCGTCGCCGAGGAGGTCCAGGACGCCGGCATCGACGGCGTCCACGTCCGCGTCCGTGGCCCCGGCGGCAACCAGCAGAAGAACCCCGGGCCGGGCGCGCAGGCGACGATCCGTGCGCTGGCTCGCGCCGGCCTCGAGATCGGGCGCATCGAGGACGTGACCCCCATCCCGCACGACGGCACTCGCGGGCCGAAGAACGCAGGGTTCTGA
- a CDS encoding 50S ribosomal protein L18e, whose product MSSKTNPRLTSLIADLKSTARNGGGEVWSDVAERLEKPRRTHAEVNLGRIERYAQEDETVIVPGKVLGSGALRKEVTVAAVDFSSTAETKIDQVGDAIELEQALEDNPDGSNVRVIR is encoded by the coding sequence ATGAGTAGCAAGACAAACCCGAGGCTCACCAGTCTCATCGCCGACCTGAAGTCGACCGCCCGCAACGGCGGTGGCGAGGTCTGGAGCGATGTCGCCGAGCGCCTCGAGAAGCCCCGGCGCACGCACGCGGAGGTCAACCTGGGCCGCATCGAGCGGTACGCCCAGGAGGACGAGACCGTGATCGTGCCCGGCAAGGTTCTCGGGTCCGGCGCCCTCCGGAAGGAGGTCACCGTCGCGGCCGTCGACTTCTCGTCGACCGCCGAGACGAAGATCGACCAGGTAGGCGACGCGATAGAACTCGAACAGGCACTCGAAGACAACCCCGACGGCTCGAACGTACGGGTGATCCGATGA
- a CDS encoding DNA-directed RNA polymerase subunit K — translation MRGSNRYEKARILGARALQVSYGAPVLIDTDQTEPILVAAEEYDADVLPFTVRRGDD, via the coding sequence ATGAGAGGCTCCAATCGCTACGAGAAGGCGCGGATCCTCGGCGCGCGAGCGCTGCAGGTGTCCTACGGGGCGCCGGTGCTCATCGACACCGACCAGACGGAACCGATCCTGGTCGCCGCCGAGGAGTACGACGCCGACGTCCTCCCGTTCACGGTCCGTCGGGGTGACGACTAG
- a CDS encoding 30S ribosomal protein S4 produces the protein MALGNNTKFYETPNHPFQGERISEEADLVSRYGLATKEELWRAQSELRDYRREARRLLGEAQGDAEVAGEAGSEFLARLRRIGVLDDADQLSDVLSLDVTDILERRLQTVAYRKGLGNTPKQARQFIVHGHVTVHGARVGSPSYKVDVSEEDDIEFDDTSPLADDLHPERAEGQ, from the coding sequence ATGGCGCTCGGCAACAACACGAAGTTCTACGAGACGCCGAACCACCCCTTCCAGGGCGAGCGCATCTCCGAGGAGGCCGACCTGGTCTCCCGGTACGGGCTCGCGACGAAGGAAGAGCTCTGGCGCGCCCAGTCCGAACTGCGCGACTACCGCCGCGAGGCGCGTCGCCTGCTCGGCGAGGCCCAGGGTGACGCGGAGGTGGCCGGCGAGGCCGGCTCCGAGTTCCTCGCCCGGCTCCGACGCATCGGCGTCCTCGACGACGCCGACCAGCTGTCGGACGTCCTGTCGCTGGACGTCACCGACATCCTCGAGCGCCGCCTCCAGACGGTCGCCTACCGGAAGGGCCTCGGCAACACGCCGAAGCAGGCCCGGCAGTTCATCGTCCACGGCCACGTCACCGTCCACGGCGCCCGCGTCGGGTCGCCCTCGTACAAGGTCGACGTGAGCGAGGAGGACGACATCGAGTTCGACGACACCAGCCCGCTGGCGGACGACCTTCACCCCGAACGAGCGGAGGGACAATAA
- a CDS encoding sensor histidine kinase has product MVEGITTAEVEAVDSVATLTPATVDAVVVVAPAIDVAASTAVQRIRRVHGRTPVVVATDEIPATRADAVVPMDADAVGRTVRQVLDDERIERTRRRVGRVVQLAADLDESDDEGSVCERLADGVGYDTAWLVRREDDSIVPVAAAGIPLGALGTVPVDAEDPWARALRSGESVVESGNLSTVAVPFEDRCLICTSDSAVGAAEVRAVEHVVRSTPAMSGSLQPRYALLGKAIAHEVNNQLDVAMVHLDLAEDGDDHLGHVEAALERIDAVIDEVNALVAPELSVDEVSLRDVSVEVWSGVSTADASLEGTDARVEADDRLLRLLLSNLFRNAIQHGGDEVTVQVGPLDGGGFYVADDGSGFADGIGEQLFEWGWSDDGGTGIGLALVSLVADRHGWDVTHSGAEGARFEFRP; this is encoded by the coding sequence GTGGTGGAGGGAATCACGACGGCGGAGGTCGAGGCCGTCGACTCAGTCGCGACGCTGACGCCGGCGACCGTGGATGCGGTGGTGGTCGTCGCGCCGGCCATCGACGTCGCTGCCTCGACGGCAGTCCAGCGGATCCGTCGCGTCCACGGGCGGACGCCGGTCGTGGTCGCGACCGACGAGATACCGGCCACGAGGGCCGACGCCGTCGTGCCGATGGACGCCGACGCGGTCGGTCGGACGGTCCGGCAGGTACTCGACGACGAACGGATCGAACGGACCCGGCGGCGGGTGGGGCGTGTCGTCCAGCTCGCGGCGGACCTGGACGAGAGCGACGACGAGGGATCCGTCTGCGAACGGCTGGCCGACGGCGTGGGCTACGATACGGCCTGGCTGGTCCGTCGCGAGGACGACTCTATCGTCCCTGTCGCTGCGGCTGGTATCCCGCTCGGTGCACTCGGGACAGTCCCGGTCGACGCGGAGGACCCCTGGGCACGTGCTCTCCGTTCGGGGGAGTCGGTCGTCGAATCCGGGAACCTCAGCACGGTCGCCGTACCCTTCGAGGACCGCTGTCTGATCTGCACCTCCGATTCCGCGGTCGGGGCGGCCGAGGTGCGCGCCGTCGAGCACGTCGTCCGGTCGACGCCCGCCATGAGTGGGTCATTACAACCGCGGTACGCACTCCTCGGGAAGGCCATCGCTCACGAGGTGAACAACCAGCTCGACGTCGCGATGGTCCACCTTGACCTCGCCGAGGACGGGGACGACCACCTCGGACACGTCGAGGCGGCGCTGGAGCGTATCGACGCGGTCATCGACGAGGTGAACGCGCTCGTGGCCCCGGAACTCTCCGTCGACGAGGTGTCGCTACGCGACGTATCGGTCGAGGTCTGGAGCGGCGTCTCGACGGCCGACGCGAGTCTCGAGGGCACCGACGCGAGGGTCGAGGCCGACGACCGGTTGCTGCGGCTGTTGCTCTCGAACCTGTTCCGGAATGCGATCCAACACGGCGGCGACGAGGTCACCGTACAGGTCGGGCCGCTGGACGGAGGCGGCTTCTACGTCGCGGACGACGGCTCCGGCTTCGCCGACGGAATCGGCGAGCAACTCTTCGAGTGGGGCTGGTCGGACGACGGCGGCACCGGCATCGGACTGGCGCTCGTGTCGCTGGTCGCCGACCGCCACGGCTGGGACGTCACCCACAGCGGCGCAGAGGGTGCGCGATTCGAGTTCAGGCCCTGA
- a CDS encoding PKD domain-containing protein, which translates to MFRLSILVASLTLFGAFIGVSSAASGPMADAGLDQSVTVDTVVHLDGTGSNHPDGPLSDYEWRIRTPDGRTIEPDCHDCERSQFTPSTVGRYEVTLTVAGPDGTRSTDSLYVYVEDAGPDVALSGQRNPGPGQPVTYTASAESPDAELEEIAWAVEDEIVAVRSLDGSTDQSELSLAFQDAETHRVQVVVRDTNGRTAYDQLYVQPQSESAGVPDSPPQPEDEECDSVICLDIDSPETPTGTADEEPNPAPYEVRYMTEGYESRQFAGLTDTGSSYMGRTAEEFGLDDGQNAHWEQGIWEKSIGSAISKGSRILFGQEQKTVRCEIDGSDTIPRECGQKVAELENSGKTSNVYSPTRSGAYSEYGLTGGERVVGTNPTDLEEGEVAEVTIVIQQEEEGIVDRTVDKAESSVESINDAVSGVLDETGDNQETSSSKSSSSSDTRSQETEEGSISSRTDLLSGGIDRLKSSAQKGTEGISLPESSTSDANDRTDNQAYSPSRSGATFAR; encoded by the coding sequence ATGTTTCGACTCTCGATACTCGTCGCCTCTCTGACGCTGTTCGGCGCGTTCATCGGTGTCTCCTCCGCTGCGAGCGGTCCGATGGCCGACGCCGGACTCGACCAGTCGGTGACCGTCGATACCGTCGTCCACCTCGACGGAACCGGTTCGAACCACCCGGACGGGCCCCTCTCCGACTACGAGTGGCGAATCAGGACGCCCGACGGCAGGACGATTGAGCCCGACTGTCACGACTGTGAACGATCGCAGTTCACGCCTTCAACAGTCGGTCGGTACGAGGTGACGCTCACGGTCGCTGGACCCGACGGAACCCGAAGCACGGACAGTCTGTACGTCTACGTCGAGGATGCCGGGCCCGACGTGGCACTCTCTGGACAGCGCAACCCCGGCCCCGGCCAGCCGGTGACGTATACTGCCAGTGCCGAGAGCCCCGACGCTGAGCTCGAAGAGATCGCCTGGGCTGTCGAGGACGAGATCGTCGCCGTTCGGTCGCTGGACGGGTCGACCGACCAGAGCGAACTCTCGCTGGCCTTCCAGGACGCGGAGACACACCGTGTCCAGGTCGTCGTTCGGGACACGAACGGGCGGACAGCGTACGACCAGTTGTATGTCCAGCCACAATCGGAATCCGCGGGTGTACCGGATTCGCCACCTCAACCCGAGGATGAAGAGTGTGATTCCGTCATCTGTCTTGATATCGATTCACCGGAGACGCCGACCGGTACCGCGGACGAGGAGCCAAATCCAGCACCTTACGAAGTTCGCTACATGACTGAGGGCTACGAATCCCGGCAGTTTGCAGGGTTGACTGATACTGGTTCTAGCTATATGGGTAGGACTGCAGAAGAATTTGGGTTAGACGATGGGCAGAACGCTCACTGGGAGCAGGGTATCTGGGAGAAATCAATCGGTTCTGCTATTTCAAAGGGCTCAAGAATTCTTTTCGGTCAAGAGCAGAAGACCGTACGATGTGAGATTGATGGAAGTGATACTATACCTCGCGAATGTGGACAGAAGGTAGCTGAGCTAGAAAACAGTGGGAAGACATCGAACGTGTATTCACCAACTCGTAGTGGTGCATATTCGGAGTATGGGTTAACTGGTGGGGAGAGAGTTGTAGGGACGAACCCTACAGATCTTGAAGAAGGCGAAGTAGCGGAAGTGACGATTGTAATCCAGCAAGAAGAAGAAGGGATAGTAGACAGAACCGTCGATAAGGCGGAATCGTCGGTGGAGAGTATTAATGATGCGGTTAGTGGGGTTTTGGATGAGACTGGTGATAATCAGGAGACTTCCAGCAGCAAATCTTCGAGTTCTTCTGACACTCGGAGTCAAGAAACCGAAGAAGGATCTATTTCTTCGAGAACTGATCTGCTGTCCGGCGGAATAGATCGGCTCAAATCCAGTGCCCAGAAAGGCACTGAGGGGATTTCTTTACCGGAATCCTCCACCAGTGATGCCAACGATAGGACAGATAATCAAGCGTATTCACCGAGTAGAAGTGGGGCGACATTCGCACGATGA
- a CDS encoding 30S ribosomal protein S13, protein MSAEEPQADEEDEDIQYFVRIGQTDLDGTKSVERALTDMNGIGRRVARIISEKADVDRRSVLGKLDQDDIDEIIELVEGYADEVPEWLTNHQRDYFTGETTHEVGNDLQMSRRQDINRMKMIDSYRGVRHKRGQKVRGQRTKSTGRTEGTIGVNVEAIKEDMAEEAEAEGDDE, encoded by the coding sequence ATGAGTGCAGAAGAACCCCAGGCGGACGAGGAAGACGAGGACATCCAGTACTTCGTCCGCATCGGACAGACCGACCTCGACGGCACGAAGAGCGTCGAGCGGGCGCTGACCGACATGAACGGCATCGGTCGGCGCGTCGCTCGCATCATCTCGGAGAAAGCTGACGTCGACCGCCGGAGCGTACTCGGCAAGCTCGACCAGGACGACATCGACGAGATCATCGAACTCGTGGAGGGCTACGCCGACGAAGTCCCCGAGTGGCTCACGAACCACCAGCGGGACTACTTCACCGGCGAGACCACCCACGAGGTCGGCAACGACCTCCAGATGTCCCGCCGACAGGACATCAACCGCATGAAGATGATCGACTCCTACCGCGGCGTCCGCCACAAGCGCGGCCAGAAGGTCCGCGGTCAGCGGACGAAGTCCACCGGCCGGACGGAGGGCACCATCGGTGTCAACGTCGAGGCCATCAAGGAGGACATGGCCGAGGAGGCCGAAGCGGAGGGTGACGACGAATAA
- a CDS encoding 30S ribosomal protein S9, whose protein sequence is MVTNTSGKKKTAVARATVRDGSGRVRIDSQPVELIEPEQAKLKMLEPFRIATDDLRDEVDVDVTVSGGGFAGQADAIRTAIARGLVEHTNDAELRDAYMSFDRSLLVNDVRQSEPKKWGGPGARARYQKSYR, encoded by the coding sequence ATGGTAACCAACACGTCCGGGAAGAAGAAGACGGCAGTCGCCCGCGCGACGGTCCGCGACGGCTCCGGTCGGGTCAGGATCGACTCCCAACCCGTCGAGCTGATCGAACCCGAGCAGGCGAAGCTGAAGATGCTCGAACCGTTCCGCATCGCGACCGACGACCTCCGCGACGAGGTCGACGTGGACGTGACCGTCTCCGGCGGCGGCTTCGCCGGGCAGGCGGACGCCATCCGGACGGCCATCGCCCGCGGCCTCGTCGAGCACACCAACGACGCGGAGCTCCGGGACGCCTACATGTCCTTCGACCGCTCGCTGCTGGTCAACGACGTCCGGCAGTCCGAACCCAAGAAGTGGGGCGGTCCCGGCGCTCGGGCCCGCTACCAGAAGTCCTACCGCTGA
- a CDS encoding DNA-directed RNA polymerase subunit N yields MMVPVRCFTCGNVVGEHWEEFKARAREGDEDPAEVLDELGVERACCRRMLVSHKDLVDIVSPYQ; encoded by the coding sequence ATGATGGTACCGGTCCGGTGTTTCACGTGCGGTAACGTCGTCGGCGAGCACTGGGAGGAGTTCAAGGCTCGCGCCCGAGAGGGCGACGAGGACCCAGCGGAGGTCCTCGACGAGCTTGGCGTGGAGCGCGCCTGCTGCCGGCGGATGCTCGTCTCCCACAAGGACCTCGTCGACATCGTCTCCCCCTACCAATGA
- the moaA gene encoding GTP 3',8-cyclase MoaA: protein MLEDGFGREVTGVRVSLTDRCNFDCVYCHNEGLGDTRGPMEPADDEMSTDDVVRFLEVAAEFDVDSVKFTGGEPMLRDDLEEIVRRTPDAMETSLTTNGTFLPDRAEALADAGLERVNVSQDALSPKAFREVTKSTAYEDVLAGIDAALDAGLAPVKLNMVVFEQTAGYVPEMVDHVAENEGLQLQLIEYMPELAGRPEWAVDIDRVHGWLEEQADRVEHREMHDRKRYWVSPDDTEATETGMVEIVDPVENPTFCANCHRVRVTHEGYLKGCLNRNDDLKSMGEMTKPQIREAFRETVAERVPYYGEYLVRDGDGDWVFNEEYIGA from the coding sequence ATGCTCGAGGATGGGTTCGGCAGGGAGGTCACCGGCGTCCGCGTCTCGCTCACCGACCGGTGTAACTTCGACTGCGTCTACTGCCACAACGAGGGCCTCGGCGACACCCGCGGCCCCATGGAACCCGCCGACGACGAGATGTCGACCGACGACGTCGTCCGGTTCCTGGAGGTCGCCGCGGAGTTCGACGTCGACTCGGTGAAGTTCACCGGCGGCGAACCGATGCTCCGCGACGACCTCGAGGAGATCGTCCGCCGCACGCCGGACGCCATGGAGACCTCCCTCACCACCAACGGCACCTTCCTCCCCGACCGCGCCGAGGCGCTCGCCGACGCCGGCCTCGAACGGGTCAACGTCTCCCAGGACGCCCTCTCCCCGAAGGCGTTCCGCGAGGTCACGAAGAGCACCGCCTACGAGGACGTCCTCGCCGGCATCGACGCGGCACTCGACGCCGGTCTCGCCCCCGTCAAGCTCAACATGGTCGTCTTCGAGCAGACGGCGGGCTACGTCCCCGAGATGGTCGACCACGTCGCCGAGAACGAGGGACTCCAGCTCCAGCTGATCGAGTACATGCCCGAACTCGCCGGCCGGCCGGAATGGGCCGTCGACATCGACCGCGTCCACGGCTGGCTCGAAGAGCAGGCCGACCGCGTCGAGCACCGCGAGATGCACGACCGCAAGCGGTACTGGGTCAGTCCGGACGACACGGAAGCCACGGAGACTGGGATGGTCGAGATCGTCGACCCCGTCGAGAACCCGACCTTCTGTGCGAACTGCCATCGCGTGCGCGTCACGCACGAAGGGTACCTCAAGGGCTGTCTGAACCGCAACGACGACCTCAAGAGCATGGGCGAGATGACGAAGCCCCAGATTCGCGAAGCGTTCCGGGAGACCGTCGCCGAGCGGGTCCCGTACTACGGTGAGTACCTGGTCCGGGATGGGGACGGCGACTGGGTCTTCAACGAGGAGTACATCGGCGCCTAG
- a CDS encoding 50S ribosomal protein L13: MSYAEFEADVVVDARDCIMGRVASQVAQRALDGERVAVVNAERAVITGSEDDIMEVYRKRAEVGSDKGPRYPKRPDRIFKRAIRGMVPYKETRGREAFENVRVYVGNPYDDAEVLDDTSLDRLSNIKFLSLGDVSEDLGANVTW; the protein is encoded by the coding sequence ATGAGCTACGCAGAATTCGAAGCAGACGTCGTCGTCGACGCTCGCGACTGCATCATGGGGCGCGTCGCCTCGCAGGTCGCACAGCGCGCCCTCGACGGCGAGCGCGTCGCGGTGGTCAACGCCGAGCGCGCCGTCATCACGGGCAGCGAAGACGACATCATGGAGGTGTACCGCAAGCGCGCCGAGGTCGGCTCCGACAAGGGGCCCCGCTACCCCAAGCGTCCGGACCGCATCTTCAAGCGCGCCATCCGCGGGATGGTCCCCTACAAGGAGACCCGCGGTCGCGAGGCCTTCGAGAACGTCCGCGTCTACGTGGGCAACCCCTACGACGACGCGGAGGTCCTCGACGACACCTCGCTGGATCGGCTGTCGAACATCAAGTTCCTCTCGCTGGGAGACGTCAGCGAGGACCTGGGTGCTAACGTCACATGGTAA